ggtccACAAGATGGATGGAAagggagggatagggagagaagagagagatgaaagtgagagggcagaggagacagggaggagggagagatgtatGAAAACGATGGGAGGAaacacaggagagaggcagggagagatgaaaaaagagagagagagagagagagagagagagagagagagagagagagagagagagagagagagagagagagagagagagagagagagagagagagagagagagagagaggggagagaaagagagagagctgcaacAGGGCACGTGCAGAAACATGTGTTCTGGAAGGAGAGCTGTACTGACTGACACGCTTGTACCATCACCAATGAGCACAGACCCACACTGTTCAATGTAACACACTAAGAACCCACCAGCAGATACTGaagcaaaagagagaaggatagagggaggggaggagaaatagCACAATGCTAAAACAAGAGAATGCGAGCAGGAGGTGAAAAGATGATGGAGTAATCAGGCTaagccagagagaggggggaggggggggagtaggaaggaaagaggagaaaagaaggtGAGAaccgaggagggagggggtagaacGACGAAGAGATCTCTCTCCGCCTGTGCAAGACAGTGACTCATTCGCATCTTGATGTCATTTTGAGCACACGCAGTAACACACAGATCTCACACCTGCCTTCTCAGTTGGCCTTCTCTCACACTCCACTCACGTCTTAATCATGTCTGGGTGAATCAGGATTTCATATAAATGACTGCGTTtacatgatggtatcaattcgaatctagctttattcggatAATGCGAAttttggggcaactgctattatcggaatatatatggcagtgaataaaccgaatcattggccaaaagcatgtcatatcccagtatgatacgtggcgctgttttcgttacaactagtggtgatacagccctttccgcttCCGGCTCCCGGCAGCGACAACTTACTGTCTTTTTCGACCTCCAGGTCACGACCTGGGATGGAGggcggcgggatctcaagcatgcgcaaagacgcagagtccagttcatagtccaattcaccgtttacaagcgTGCGATGTCCGAATGATCAACCGACTCGGATcgagttatctcggggtgtcgatcAGATCGCAGTCGGAGcgcaattattcgaacaaaggtgtttacaagaaacgGATCACTCTATTTCAGTCTAAATAAGCCAGTAGTTCGAATCCATGTAAACGCAGTGAttgtccccctcccccaaaaataCTTGATTGATAGTACTGTAGTATGTTGTGAATATTCAAATCCATCAATAAACGAATTGGCCACCGTGATTAGTGCTTAAGAAGCAGAAAGGAGAGGTGATTTAACGTTTACATTTACTTACTGAGGTAATGTAACTGTCTTTGATTAACCGATAATTAGTTACGGTAAATAACACCCAAGATCTTTGTGATGGATCGTTTACCATCAAAGACCCATCTGGAGTTTTCCACTTCAGTCAGTCCTTCTCCCTTTCATGTTGAACCCATTCCCCCCTGGATGACGACCCAACATCGTGTCTGAACTAGGACAAAACGTCCATACAAAGACCAAACGAACAGACTGATGGAGCACCAAGTCTTCATAAGTCAAAACACGAGTCTGGAATGACCGATTACACCATGGCACTAGAGATTTACCCCATTTATCACACGAACGGTCTGATCCATAAAATGATCAAATTGTATTGATCAAAGGACCGCTTTATTACAGCTGTTGGAGGACTAGCCCTTTACAAAGCCAGGCTGAGGGGACGGCGACAAGCAGGAAACTGCCACCCTGCTCCGAAACAGCTTTTAATGCATTCTTATTCTTCACTTCCTTTGAGAAGAATCTCTTCTGACAAGATTTGGTCTGAGAAAGCTGTTTGGAGGGCATCAGGCTTTCATCTATCCAATCATCCTCGATCTGAAATAGTTTTACGGTGAAAAGTTTCATTTTGGATATGTGATAAAGAATACAGAATGACCGTTTTATTGTGGAGAGCTTAGTttaaagcaggggtgtcgaactccggtcctcgagggctgctgtcctgcatgttttagatgtttccctgctccaacacacctgattcaattaaaagggttgttataacgaccattcattcgaatcaggtgagctggatcagggaaacatctaaaacatgcaggacagcggccctcgaggaccggagctcgacacccctggtttaaAGTATCTGAGTAGAGAGCCAGGGAAAACAAAGGAGAGATCAGGTGGCGAATCCTGAACTGAACAAGAGAGATGCTGTGCGGCGCACACCTCATGCCTCATACCCCCAACACACATGACGACACGCAAGTGTGCGAACGCCCACACACCCACGCAAGCACAGAAGGCCAAACGCCATCCCACTCAACCAAAACAAATAAGGAGCGATACTGACAGTGTTCTGGAAGGAAAACTCCACAGCTTGTAAATGAACACCTCAACTCCCATCGCCTGCACGGTCAAACATGCTGATGGTGACATTCTGATGGCTGACTTGGTTCCCTGAGGGAAACGTAGAAGCCAGGGTTTGTTCCTGACCTTTATCCAACAATGTGCGACACAGTGTTGACCACACGTCGGCTTGGTTTTAAATTCTGTTGTGGCCTGAAAAACTGCAAATGTTGAAGCCTCTGAAAGTCACTCGCTCGAGAGAAGGTGTGGGGGAAGTTCTTTCACATCGACTCTTTGATCACTAAATCAGCTTAGGTTTGTGAGGTGAACGTCATGAGGACCGTAAAAAAAGGCTCTTTGAAGGGACGCTTAGACATTCTTAGTCCTCCTGCACAGCTGGTATGTCTTACTACACCTGCCTAttgtccttacacacacacacacacacacacacacacacacgagaaacGACTCTGGGCACCAGGGCTCAGCGACACCTTATCACAGAGGCTTAAATAAAGATGTCAACATGCTGTGCCTGGGCTTAATACAGATCTCCTTCATGCATTAAACATCAAAGGCGTACAAATACACCCCTGTCAGCAACGAAGGGAGGCTTTCGACGCCGGCAAAACTGCAGTAAACCAACGTCCGGGGTAATTAGACTGTTAATGACTAAGCTTCCAGACCAACTTCAATTTGGGATGCGAGACGGAGTCGAGCCAAACGTGCTCAAAGGTAATCATGCTTGGCGTGCTTCGTCCGGCATTAGAATCACAAGGAAATCGAATCCGGGAAATCATGTGGGGATGCAAAGGGTGCAAGTACTGAACTGCGTGCGTGAGCTTGTTTGTGTTTCGCCGTTTATTATAGCATCAGTCCAACCAGGCCACTTAGATCTAATGACAGGATAAAGTGGCTGGAATAGAGGTTGTTTTTCAATTGAATAATAACAGGCCATCGTGGATGAtaaaatgagtgtgtgtttacgttaCACAGCAGATAGAATGGCATGATGAAAGATGATGTCATTgaagatgggagtcagatggctgagcggtgagggagtcggactagtaatcagaaggttgccggatcgattctcgccaagccaaatgacgttgtgtccttgggcaaggcacttcaccctacttgccttgggggcaatgtccctgttcttactgtaagttgctctggatgagagcgtctgctaaatgacaaaatgtatataaaatgtaaatgtaagattgGCAGAGACCGGCAGATATGCTGTGTATAGCCATCTTCAAAATAGTTATTCCAAAGAGCAATGTCAAACATTTATTTCGGGGGCAAAATGGTGGAAGGCTCCAGTAGGGAACTTACCACTATGCTGATACAATTCTCAAACCTTTTAGTGGTGTGTGGATTGTTAAGGCactttgatgtttcattcatcTAACAGACAGCTTCATTTGGCTCAAGGATTTTCATCAACTTGATTCTGAATGCAGAAACAGTCCTCGGAAGAACATTGAGTCATCACAGTCTGGTTCTTTGTGTCCTTCCGTGTTACCTATGCCAACATCGGTAACGTTATAGAGATTACTGAAGTTATACAGAGGACTTAGCCCTCACTTGTTACAGGAAGTGGCCTCCTCAAGTAGTGGGGGAAACCTCCCTATTGCATCCTAAACACGGCTCGCACGTGAGGTGTCATTGGTGGGCTGAACTATGCAGTGCTGAGCAAATGCAGGTCAACTGCAATGCCAGACAAGGAGGTCTAACAGCAACAACCAAAGGAAGTTGGGAAGAGGGCTGAGAAGGTATCTCTTCTTTCccctatctgtctgtccattAGCACCTTTTTCAAACAGTACCATTTCAAATAGGCTACCTACAGTTTCACTGACTCTGTCACAAGTATCAGGTGGGTGTATTTAATCTTTCTTGGGCGAGTGCATTGTTAAAACCATTAGTTGGCATTAGTCATGGCCAGGCCTAACAGGAAAGTCatcgattttttttatttaggaAACTCAATTCACCACGTCTTTTTGTAAAGGCTAGGCTACCTCTCCATTGACACCCTTTCCGTTATTGAGAACTAAAAATCCAACAAAACGTTCCAAAAAGGGGCCCTACGCCTTCATTTTCTAATTCAGGAATCTAAAGTCAACATGAACAAATCTTTAAATAAAGGCTACATCTCTAATGACCCCCTTTTCCCCATTGAACGATATTGAACATAATGCTTAAAGGGGGTGTTAATGAAGGTTCATTAAGCGTTACTGTAGGCCAAGGGGTGCTAATGAAGATAATCCAGTCTCTGTATTGGAACGTGATGATCTGAACCTACTTTCTCTAACCTGGGAGAAAAGACCTCTACCTGCTAACTACCACTCTACCGAAGCTGCCATTGCCATGGTGACAGAGCGGGAAGAGAAGGTTGCAGTGGAAGCGGTGCGAaggggagagagctgggagaagagagaagcttCACGAGGCTGTTATTTTTAGCGTTTGGCCGCCATAGCAGAGCTTTCATACGAAGCTTAACGACCTGCAAAATTCACGACCTTGGCAAGACACGGCGGAAGAGGGGGCAAATTATAAACAAACAATGTCGGCCCCTGATGGGCGAGCGGTTTGAATAAGGCCGCCTGACAAACAGAGGGTGTCCTAGTTTGAAAAGCCCTAATAGCTTAAAGAGAGCGACTGGGGAAAGTAGCCTTTAGCCTAACTGCAGAAGAAGACAACAGGACGTTTGTCATGTTCTGATACAAATGTATGGTAACATCCACCAAACAACACGTAGGACAACTCTTAAAAATGAATAGGCCTATGCCATGGACAGATCCATACCTTAATTTCGTGGTGGTTTTTACAATTTAGTCAAATGTCCATAGGCTATCATTGATTGAATATCACCCATTATGCCAGCCTTCAAATAAGACAGGTAGGCTTCGTGCTTTTGAAATTGTTAAAATACTTTAGGCCTAGGCTACAAAGGGGTTTTAAAGTGTCTGGtatgggttaaccctaaccctagcatATGGGTATGCTAGAGATGCCAAGAACACAGGCAAAAACATTTCCAGGCCAAAGCAGTAATAGTTCATCAGTGTTCTTTTCTCTGCCAAAAAAAGGTGATGTTTTGCACAGTTCTGCGTTTTAATGACAATAACATTTTCATGAACTCAGTACATGTCCCCGCCATTTATTACAGAGGAGATAGAGGATTATGTGGCCAAGGTGGCAGTTTATGAAGGACACTGACGACTAAATTACATTAGCAGGCTAAGCAGCGGTGAGAAAATGTTTTCTCTgagattttatttatttattatagaaATATGAAAACATTAATTtaaaaattaaatatttttccCATCTGTCATCCACATCTGGAATGGCAAAAAGTTGATAGCAACTAAACACATTTAGCAATTCAGTTGGAATCTCCAGATTAATGTGGAGATCTAAGCACAGATAGAGACGCAGCCCACAAATGAAACATATGCCTCTCAGGTGACAGATTAACAAACAATCTATCAGAGATGCAGGCAACCGTGACATTCCAGACTGACAAAAAACTTTAAAAAATTCAGGTGTCAAACCTGAGGATGAATAGTAGACTATCGGCCAAGCTTCGATTGATAGGCAAAGCATTCGATACATATTTTATTCCGTTTTCAGTGATCCTAAAACACGTCAATTTAATCCGATTCTCTTTAAAGAGTAGGAGGCCTACTTGACTGTATAATGAATTGGAAAGGAATGAAGCTAAATATAACGTAGCTTACTCTGGCCTACAACGTAGGCTACTGCAAAACTGTATTTGCCAAACAATTATCACAGTATCAGTCTAGGCCTACACAAAATGTTGTCAGGAATTGTGTCCATTAATTGTTTAATTGATTATTGACGTCATTGTGAATTCGTCTATCTACAAATGTAGGGCCTAATATGGAATAGCCTATTAACAAAATGACAGGAAAAATAATGtccatttaggcctactgttgaAAACTGTTTACAGCATCCTTAGACCTGTCGACTAATCAATATTATTAGTAGTAATAGGCTATTGATATTTCAGTGCCAACACAAAATATCTAGTAGTTTCCTACTCAAATCATTTCCCTTTTCATTTTGACCAAGAAAACCGAATGTTCTATTTTTCATGTTCAACAATCCTCGTCCATAAACCCCGTTTGATTGGTAAGACCCACCTCATCTCCTTGCCCGAACTGAAGACCGAGGTCCACGAAGTGTTCAACCCGAATGTAACCATCTGCGTCCTCGTCGCATACGTCGAACACCTCTTTCAGCTTTTTCAGAAATTGTAGAAGCTGTTCTTGATCGGGGAAAACATTTCCTTCCATTGTCGAGTTCGGTTTGTCAGTGACAGACGTTAAACTGACTCCGTGGGAATTCGTTTGGTAGTCGCCATCATTCCCGTTCTCCGCTGCTGCCTGGCTCCTCTGGTGTAGTGACATCAGCAGCATCGCTGGTCGAATGAGAACTAGGGAAGGACCAAGATTGACGAGAGGTGTATCGAAGACTAGTGTGCGATTTACGATGGAGGATTAAATGTATTTCGTAAATCGCTTGTAGGCGTCTTTAGCCAATTAATTGGCAAGGCAGCCTGTATAAATCAAATATTTTTTATCGGAATGACTGCAGAATGATTGTCTTTTACATTTTCAGCACTGGTTGATTCAAAGAAGACATGGTCAAGCTATTACAAAAACTGTATTTATTTAGGAATTCCAATTACAAATGTTATCAACATACAAAGGCATTAAAAGGAAAGGACGTTTGCAGAACCCACTGTTAAATGATCAAAGCCACCATTAATCATGACTTGCATTCACTTGAACCCAGGTCAGATTCTAAATAGTGCCCATCAATCTAAAAACACAGAATTTGGGGTAAACTGGGAAAAGTAACCCATAATGTTCAACTGTTGTTTTCAGTTCCCCTGAAAAAATCCCCATGAAAGGGGATAAACATTAATTTTGGAGTGGAAAGAAAACTTATCTTAAGCCTGACTTCGGTTATTTGTCACTTTGTGAAGGGCTCAAGTCTTAATCAGTTGATGAATTTAAAAGAGATATAAGGTACAAGATACACCACATATTGACAGTGTGCTGACATTGACATATCCTCCAGCTAGCTTCAGTCCAGCAGTACTAACCGGTCCAGGGTGGCCACATACAAAAGCCATCAGCGCTTCTAAATGATCAGCCTGGGCTCTATCAGCGACTCCCAACGTTCCGTCACCTGCAAGAGAGACCATCCAAATAACAGCACACGGATTCAATGGTAGTGATGTCACCGGTCCATCCCCATAGTAACAGAATCGCAACACCTGCATTCCGCGCATGCAGCTGTTTTTTGTTCAACCAAGTATTCTGCCTCTCTGTCGTTCACCACCAGTCAAAGGGAGGATCACTGGTGGTGAATGGCCTCGctcagagagaggggtggaaaggggtttTTAAATGCAGTAAAAGGACAAAAGAAGGGGGGGTTTAGCTCTTCCAAACAGTGTTGCTGCAGGCTGGTCACTGCAAATGGCGTGCTTGGTGACATTAACCAAGCAAAACAACATTTATGAAGCCCATTTGGGCCTTTTGCCATCATAGAGAAgacaaaaaattaaataaatccaAAACATATTGGTGACATCATGAAGCAAACCCCACTAACCTAACATACGGCTGCACCAATTTCCTTGCAGCTCAGTACTTTACCAAAGCATTCGACTGTTCCGTACATACACCTGTAAATGCGTGCTTTGAGTGACACATGATTGTGGGAGGAGTCACAGTCGTGGTTGAGATGCCTTACCCGGGATCCACGGGCCACGGCGTACTCCACGCTCTCGGAGCCGTCTGCGTTCTCGTACACCAGATCAAACTTCCCCGGCTGCACGAATGCTGAGGGAGAGACGGATACAGTACCGCCTTTGTTAGGGTGGAATGTGGGCCTTCATGCCAAAGTCACTAGGGGGCAGCCATGTTGAGGAAAAAATAGGTAAAATTGTAGTAAACTACAATATTTCCACactggagaagagaagagagcctGTTCAAAAGCTCTATGGCTGCTGAGGCACACGTGTTGCTGGAAGTGTTAGAGGGGAAGGGCTTTGGTGCTGTACCATCCACTCCAAAGGGTCATGGTGGCTAGCTCACATTAAAACACTAGTATTAACGCTTCAGCATTTGGTTTTACCTTGAGATGCTGAGAGTAGCTGCAGCTCAATCTGTTTGTTGGTGGGGTCGAAATTGACGAGCTTCCCTTCCTGAGGGGAGGAAAACAAAAGTGTAAAGTGTACGACGTAAAGTGCACGGCGCAAAACTAGCCGTCAAGAACATTCTCCCTCCGATGAATAGTGATCCAATATCGTCAACGTGCACAATACAATCACACGCGGAAGGTTATCAGGGTCGTTTTCTCCCgtctcctccgctcctcagaGTGAGAGTCGTCATGGTTGCGTCAAGCTATTTTGACTTACTTTATACTCTGACACCTCTGGTGTGTAGTTCTCTGTGAGCTCCAGCAGCTGTGAAGACACAGGACAGGATGCTAATGAGGATGCTAATGACACGCAAGCAGACACACGCAGCTCTCCTTCCCAAATGCTAAGATGACGTCATTTAGTCAGATGAAAGTGTCCTGGGTTAGACTGAAGCCTTGGTTGTCATGGTTGGTTCTATGTGGCCTGTTTGTTGTGTTCCAGCCGTGGCTAGGGGGCACCACATTCAGGTGGGCTTGACAGAGACTTGAGAAAGCTCCCTTTACAAAGGCTAACTATCAAGCTTGGCTTCACGGCGTAGCTAGCTAATGCTACTGCTGTGTGCCGGAGAGATTGTGTCAGGCCCGACCACCCTATAGGTCCTTTAactcagtggttcccaactcTGGTTCTTAGGGAcctcctgccctgcatgttttagatcagaGGTCTTCAGCCCTAgtcctcaaccctggtcctcagggaccccctgtcctgcatgttttagatatttccctgctccacacacctgattcaaatgattgggtcgttatctagctcagcagaagcctggtaacaaccattcatttgaatcaggtgtgttgaagcagggaaacatctaaaacagaggtcttcaaccctggtcctcagggaccccctgtcctgcatgttttagatgtttccctttAGATGGCTCTactgagctagataacgacccaatcgtttgaatcaagtgtgtgaaacatctaaaacatgcaggacagaggtccctgaggaccagggtggagaaccactgctctaactGGAGCCTGCACCTAATgaggagtgtgagtgtgtgatgactGTTGGTCTAGCGCCCCCTGGCTGTCGTACCTTGAAGGCGATCTTCTGTCCCACCGGGGGAGGAGCTGCTAAGAGAGGCATGGTACTGTAGTCCCGCTTGGGGTCGCTAGCTACAGGGTTCTACGAGCAAAAACAAAATGTCAACATGGATAGATCTGTTCATTTGAACAAGTTAGGGCAAAGTAAGAACATTTGTTCAGAATGTCCAGACCTCATtagcatgtatatatatatatatcctgaTGGACgtttcttcacattacactATTCATATAATAGGAACAATCTCAGTCAGGAAAAATGGCATACCTGGGAAACCACGGAGATGTTTGTCAGTAAATCACTGTGATACGATGGCTTCTGTTGCGGCTGTGAATCCTCGTAGTTAAACGAGAAGCCTCGCCCTCCATTTTGCTCTCCACCACCTCTACCCTGTCCCAGGGCACCCCTGCCTGGTCTACCCCCACCCCTAGGGTTCCAccgtcccctctctccaccactcgggctccccctacccctacccctggAGGCCGAGGAGGGGTCACCCACGGCAGGTGCGACAGCCAGACCCATCCCACCCTGGGTTGGACGTTTGATAACCAGTCTGATCTCCTCCTCACTGCTGCTGTCCGAGTCAGAACCACCAGGCTTTTCTGGAACCTTCTTGGAAGGCTGAGTGGACCCGTTAGCTAAATGGGAAGAGTTTGTAGTTTGAGGAGGTAGCCCAAGGGACTGCGGCCCTGAAGGAGTGACTTTGTTTTTGGTGCCCGCTATAGGGCTTGAGGGTATGGTGTTAGCGGGGGAGGAAGTGGGTTTGGGCAAAGGAGTTTTTTTAGGTGGGGGTTTGGCTGGTGCCTTGCTGGGGGCTGCTTCATCCGAGGAGGAATCTGTCTCGGATGAAGATGATGGGGGAGGCGGACGTGGTTTGGTAGCAGGTGTTTTCGCTTTTGGAATGTCTTTAGTGGCAGTAGAGGTTAAAGTGGAGGGTGTTTTGGAGGGTGGTTTTTGCGTGGGTGTCTTTTTGggagcctcttcctcctccgtgCGACTGTCACTTGAATCTGTGGAGACATTTTGTCTGGTTGTGGACACTTTTCTGTTAACGGGAGCTGGTGTGGGAGCCGCTAGGACCTTCTTGGTACTTTTGCCAGGCTGGGAAACAGTGGTTGAGGGAGATTTGGTGGGAGTAGAGACCAgattctcccctccctcttttcccttctttttcttcttttctttactCCTGTCATTGTCTGCAGTCTGGGTGGACTCTCTCTCTTGGCTCTTGTcgtgtttctttttcttcttctttgtcttCCACGGCACACTCACTCCATTCTCGGCCGGTTCTTCCTCTTcggcttctctccctctcttcttggtGTTTCCACCAGCAGCGGAGGGACAGCTGGCTTCCAGACCGCTCACTGGAGTCAGCCTGTCCActttcaccctgtcaccaaacAGAGGACAGACAGGTTCATAACAATACTGTGGGAAACGATATGAGATGATCGCAGATCATGTGATGAAGATATACGCATTGTTTAAGGTAGGCCTTGGTCTTCGCTAGAATATATGGTTACTGTTGGACTAGCAAGCCACCATCTTTATTATGTTTTGCAGGACGTGTATGGATTAAGCTAGATGTCAATATGGAAAACTGAACGTACCTGACGCTGTCGTTATCGCGGACCACGTAAATGCTCTCTGTATGTGGCAGGTAACAGTCCTCAACGTACAAGTTCAAGACGTTTTTACGGCTGAAGTCAAACTTGTCTCGTATGATGCTGGCAAGATCCGCAACCACCCGGCATTTATTTAAGTCTACAAGCACCCAACACATGCGACAGTCGGGTACAGCGGGTGGCGGATAATCAAAATACAGTCGAACTCGTATTGAATTAACACTTGAGGATGCCATTGCTGCCTCACACTGCACGAAACGTGCGACCCGGTGTTGAGTTTGAGGAGCTCGCGCTAACAAAACTTTGCCTGTCTCATGTAGGGTGTTTAAGCTTACTGTCCCCTGTCGACTCGGAGTGGAATTAAAACACATATTTACTAGGGCATACAAGCCTAAACTTACATCACTTCAGAATTTACATAAATATGAGATCTACAGTAGACAATAAAAATGTACTAATTAAACACTCTTAAAATATCTATATCTCGCCCTTGTGCCCCCCTGTACCACATGGGGAActtttattttaaaatacatCCTGACAATCTCATGTGGATCTATACATTGCTGCCTGGGAGGGCGGTATTTAGCTTTTTACACTCTGATGAAATGCAAAAGTTAAAACTCCGCCTATTCGGAGTACACAGAGATATAAAACGTGTGCATCTACTGTTTCGGTCAGCTGTTCGTCTGATCATATGACTAGTCCCATTCCTCAGTACCACCAGTTTCATGCCCGGTAGCAATCGACGTTGTTGTCATCTTGGCTGAGACAATGGGGTCGTCAAAAGCAAGCTTTTGGGGCATTGTTGTGGCGATCTTCTTGGTCATTGATGCTGGTAAGAAGTAATTTGATTAATCCATTAAATACGATGTTAAGGGACATTTGAGGCTAATTTACATAGCTAGAAATTAGAGGTTAACTTTTGAGGGTAACTTGTTGTTAGGGTTGTACTGTACCTATGATCTAATCAAAAGGGTCCCAGTTCTTCTCATTAGTTTTCGCATTATTTTTTGGGGAGCATGACCGATAGTAAAAGTAAGACATCCATTATCCCTGACGGACGTCTACCCGAAGATCAAAGTGTACTGATTAATGATGATCACGTGATCTTCCACACAGG
Above is a window of Hypomesus transpacificus isolate Combined female chromosome 17, fHypTra1, whole genome shotgun sequence DNA encoding:
- the coil gene encoding coilin yields the protein MCFNSTPSRQGTVSLNTLHETGKVLLARAPQTQHRVARFVQCEAAMASSSVNSIRVRLYFDYPPPAVPDCRMCWVLVDLNKCRVVADLASIIRDKFDFSRKNVLNLYVEDCYLPHTESIYVVRDNDSVRVKVDRLTPVSGLEASCPSAAGGNTKKRGREAEEEEPAENGVSVPWKTKKKKKKHDKSQERESTQTADNDRSKEKKKKKGKEGGENLVSTPTKSPSTTVSQPGKSTKKVLAAPTPAPVNRKVSTTRQNVSTDSSDSRTEEEEAPKKTPTQKPPSKTPSTLTSTATKDIPKAKTPATKPRPPPPSSSSETDSSSDEAAPSKAPAKPPPKKTPLPKPTSSPANTIPSSPIAGTKNKVTPSGPQSLGLPPQTTNSSHLANGSTQPSKKVPEKPGGSDSDSSSEEEIRLVIKRPTQGGMGLAVAPAVGDPSSASRGRGRGSPSGGERGRWNPRGGGRPGRGALGQGRGGGEQNGGRGFSFNYEDSQPQQKPSYHSDLLTNISVVSQNPVASDPKRDYSTMPLLAAPPPVGQKIAFKLLELTENYTPEVSEYKEGKLVNFDPTNKQIELQLLSASQAFVQPGKFDLVYENADGSESVEYAVARGSRVTERWESLIEPRLII